Genomic segment of Leuconostoc mesenteroides subsp. mesenteroides:
GCACTTCGCCAGCTTTCATAATTTTTTCACGACCTTGCAAGCTTTCTAGTTCTATAATAAAAGCTACGCCAGCAACAACACCACCAAGTTTTTCAATAATTTCACGTGTAGCATTAATTGTGCCACCTGTTGCTAGCAAATCATCAACAATCAACACTCGTTGTCCTGGCTTAATAGCATCCTTATGAATTTCTAACTCATTAACACCACCATACTCCAATGTATAAGATGCTGATACAGCTTCACGCGGTAATTTACCACCTTTACGAGCTGGGACAAAGCCAATATTCATCGCATATGCCAGCGGAGAACCTACAATAAATCCACGTGATTCAGGACCAGCAATTAAGTCAACGTTTAAGTTTTTAGCAAAATCAGCAATAGCATCTACTGCTTGCTTATAGGCTACACCATCACCCATTAATGGTGAAATATCACGAAAACTAACACCTGGTTCAGGGTAATTTTCAACTGTTGCAACAAAATTATGTAAATCTACTGTCATTCTAAATCTCAGAGCTATCGCTCATACTTTCTTTTTAACGATTTGCCAAATATTTTTGGTATGTTACTGAGGTAGTTAAAGGTTTTTGTGCTGCTCCCGAAATAATTGTAACAAATCCATTGGTAACATGCACGAATCCTAATTCAATAAATACTTGAATCATAATATTTAAATCGTTCTTATTGATATTTAACTGCTCCGCTATTTTATCCAAGTTCTGCGCAAAATTCAAATCCTGATGTGCGTAAATAAATTTATATACTTGAGCAAAAAATTTTTTATGAGCAGCATTTTCAGTAGTCGTCTCTG
This window contains:
- a CDS encoding adenine phosphoribosyltransferase, which gives rise to MTVDLHNFVATVENYPEPGVSFRDISPLMGDGVAYKQAVDAIADFAKNLNVDLIAGPESRGFIVGSPLAYAMNIGFVPARKGGKLPREAVSASYTLEYGGVNELEIHKDAIKPGQRVLIVDDLLATGGTINATREIIEKLGGVVAGVAFIIELESLQGREKIMKAGEVPFLALMEY